One Spinacia oleracea cultivar Varoflay chromosome 4, BTI_SOV_V1, whole genome shotgun sequence DNA segment encodes these proteins:
- the LOC130472131 gene encoding uncharacterized protein: MVFDHGKQFDNTPLQTWCKQFGIHLAYSAVCHPQSNGQAEAANKLILNALKKRVEEEKSKWLEELPGTLWSLRTTEKEATGQTSFHLVYGSEAVIPVEIGTESLRVQAYNKYDGTHGQSNDQLLTEALDLLDEARDEARTLNAAYQQRVSKHYNRRVNARPLKVGDLVLRNAAAVQKGRIHGKLSATWEGPYIIHSEKRTGTFMLKQYACMQLRI; the protein is encoded by the exons atggttttCGACCATGGAAAGCAATTTGACAACACACCACTGCAGacgtggtgcaaacagttcggtatCCACCTCGCTTACTCGGCGGTATGCCACCCTCAGAGCAACGGCCAAGCCGAAGCCGCGAACAAGCTCAtactcaacgcactcaagaaaagagtcgaggaagAAAAGAGTAAGTGGCTGGAAGAGCTCCCCGGAACactctggtcccttcggaccaccgagaaagaagcCACGGGACAAACATCCTTCCACTTGGTATACGGTtccgaagctgtcatccctgtagagatcggaacagaaagcttgagGGTCCAAGCATACAACAAGTATGATGGAACCCACGGACAAAGCAATGATCAACTTCTGACCGAAGCCTTGGAtctactagatgaagctcggGACGAAGCCAGAACTCTCAACGCAGCTTACCAGCAGAGGGTTAGCAAAcactacaaccgaagagtcaatgccAGACCTCTGAAGGTCGGCGACCTAGTGCTCAGGAATGCTGCGGCAGTTCAAAAGGGAAGGATCCATGGGAAACTCTCGGCAACATGGGAAGGGCCATACATAATCCACTCCGAAAAGAGGACTGGCACCtttatgcttaaaca ATATGCCTGCATGCaacttcggatctga